A window of Candidatus Binatia bacterium genomic DNA:
GCAGCCGATGCCGCTCACGGTCATCACCTCGTGCGGTTGAAGCTCCAGCTCGACGAGCGCCTGCTTGAGCGCGGCGAGAACACCGAAATCTCCGCAGCCGGGACACCAATCCGGATCAACTTTACCTTTGAAGTCCTTGACGGTGAGCTTGGGACCGTTCCTCTTGGCTACAACCCTACTGCGATTTTCGACTGCTGTTTCGTCCATCATGGGTAGACTCATATTGTTTCTCCTTAGCCGGCTTGACTCCTCTGCCATAGCCAAGCTGGACGCATCTCTCCGGTCCGATGCGATACGACCGTCATACGCTCGAAGGAAAAATACGCTTGCATTTTCCTCGTCCCACGCATCGGACCTCCGAGATACATCCAACTTGGCATTCTGTCAGACCATGACTTCATGGACCGGCACGTAATCTTTGAGCGCGCCCGTCAGGATCGCTTTCGCGCCGTCCACGATGTGGTGCGGCATAAACGGCTCGCCGTCGTATTTATGGATATGGCCGTCGGCCGCGATGCCGGTCTCCGAGCGCAGGTAGCGCGCAAATTGGCCGCTGTAATTGTTTTCCACGATGACGAGTTTTTTGCTTTGCGAGACGATGGCCTGGATCTCATCCGAGTGGAGCGGCACGAGCCACTTGATCTGAAGATGGTTCGCGACGATTCCTTCCTCGGCGGCGAGCTTCTCGATCGCCTCGCGGATCACCCCATCGGTCGAGCCCCAACCCAGCAGCGTGACTTGAGCGTCGCTCGGGCCTAAGAGCTTGGGCGGCTCCAGCAGGGAAAGTATGCCCGCCATCTTGCGCATCCGTTTTTCGTGAATCGCCTGGCGCTTGTGCGGGTTGGTGAATTCGTCGCTGATCAGCACGCCGTCTTCGTCGTGTTCGTCGGTCGCGACCACGTGGACGTATCCCGGCGTGCCGGGGAGAGCGCGCGGCGAGACGCCGCTTTCGGTCAACTCGTAGCGCTTATAAGAACCATTCGCGGGCGGCTTATCTCCGTTAATTCCTATGATCTCTCCGCGCTCGATCGGCACATTGAAATCCAACTCCGCCGGATCGACGCTCGATCTCCCTTCCGACAGCAGGAGGTCGGAAAGGACGATGCCCGGGCATTGGAATTTGTCGACCAGGTTGAAGAGCTGCGGCACGGTCTTGAAACAATCCGTGATCGTGGTCGGCGCAACGATGATGCGCGGGTAATCGCCTTGGCCTGCTCCCATCACCTGCCAGAGATCGCCTTGCTCTGTTTTGGTCGGCACGCCGGTGGCTGGACCGGCGCGCTGCACGTCGATGCAAACCACCGGGATTTCCATCATCGCCGCCGATCCCAGAGCTTCGCTCATGAGAGCGAAGCCGCCTCCCGAGGTGGCGCACATGGCGCGGCAGCCGGCATGCGCGGCGCCGATCGCCATATTCATAACCCCAATCTCGTCTTCGACTTGGCGCACCATGATGCCCAACTCGCGGCCATGCCGCGCCATCCAATGCAGCACGCCGGTCGAGGGACTCATCGGATAGGCGCAGTAAAATCGCACTCCGGCCGCGGCCCCGCCCATCGCCAGCGCCTGGTTGCCCTCGAAGAACGCGAGTTTCTTGCCGGTGTCGGGGAGCGAGAAGGGAAACGGCTTGAAGTGAGCCGCGGCATAATCATAGCCGGCGCGCGCGACGCCCACGTTCTCGGCGATCACGGCCTCGCCTTTTCTCTTGAATTGAAGCGTCAGGATCTCTTCGAGCGGTTTGAACTCGACGCCGATCAGTCGCAACAGAGCGCCAAGGGCGATGGTATTTTGCACCAGATCGCCTTTGATGTTGGGCGCGAGCTCTTTGACCGAAAAGGAACAGAGCTGCACGCCGTCGGCGGCGGCTCCAGGTTTGATCTTGTCGCTGTTGTAGAGGACGGCCGAGCCGGCCCTCATGAGCTTCAGATGCCGGTCCATGCTGTCCTGGTTCAAGGGGACCAGCGCGTCCAGCTTGTCGCCCATGCTGAGAACGGGTTGGTCGCTGGTGCGCAGCGTTAGAAAAATATGGCCGCCGCGTATAATGGACTGGTACGCGTTGTAGGCATTTAGATGAAGGCCGCGCCGCACGAAAATTCGCGCCAGAATATCTCCCGGAGTTGCAATCCCCTGGCCGGCAGCGCCGCCAATTCCGATGGCGAGATCAAATTTACCCATGGAAGATCTCCTGCGAAATTGTCTCCAACTACCGCAATCGTGTCTGGCTCTCTATTAGTCCCCTTGCTTTAAAGTTGCAAGCTTTATTACGTCCTGGAGCACGATCGTGAAGAGGTCGATTACAGAAAGCAGCCGACGAACGAGCAGATCCTGGAGGCGCTGGAAAAAGTTCCTTAACTTCTAAAGATAAGTCGCGGCAGAAAAATTCCGAGTCAGAAGAGACGGGAGATCTTAATCCTCGATCTCTATGCGTCCGGGCCGCGTTCCTCGCTTGCGCCACCGTTGTTGGACCCGCTCGTAGTCCTCGATAGCTTTCGGACCCGCCCGGTTCATTCCCTCTTTCGCCTTATCCGGATCGTGCCAGCGATACCCGACGAACTCCGCATAAAACGGCGCCATGTGGAGTCCTTCCCGGCGGCGCGCGCGGGAGGCCAGGACGTACCGAAGCGCGGCCTCGATCGTCGGCGGATCGGTCCAGTCGGCGCGAAAAAGTACCTTACCTCCGCGCCCGATGAGATAGGTCATGTTAGGCAGCATGCCGTAAAGCTTGTGTCCCGTGCCGATCAGGTCGTCAACCAATATCGGTCGCTCGACGTTGAACTGCTTCTGGAAAGTTTTCGCATGGGAGAGCTTTTGCTCTATAGTTCGATGCGCGGGAAAATTCTCGCCTGGATGAGCTTCGCGCGCGTAGAGGAAAACGAACGCAATGCCTTTACCGGCATATTCCCGAGCCATCGGTTCGAGCGCCGGCGCCGCCAGCGCGCAGTACGGTCAGGTGAGAGAACCAAATTCGATCAGCAGGTCGCCTTGTTTCCAGTAATCGCTCAGTCGAACGGGCCGCCCGGTTTCTAACAGCGTCGCCAGAAAGTCCGGCGCCGAGGAGCCCGCCGGTAAATGCGTCCGAAACGGCAAGAAATCGGAGCCGACGAATTCGCTGTAATTGTATCGCTCGATTTCGGCATGCTCATTCATCGGTCGTCTCCTTTGCGCAATGGACAAATCATTTATGCGGCATGGCGAGTTACGCCCAGCGCTCCTTGCTTCAACATGACAAAGCCGCCGCCGAGAATGATTCCGTATATGAGATGGCCGACCAGACTACCCATCGCGACCGGTCGCATCGGCTCCATCTGGATCGGAGCAAAAGGCGGCATCCCTAAAAATACCGGCATCAGTATCAGCGCTCCCACAATCCACCATATAAAACCGTACACGGCACCCCATCCAAGCCCGGCAACAAAGCTTTGCGCGCGCGGACCGAGCAGCCAGCCAAAGACAGCGCCGATGACTGCGCTGTTGAACAGATGGTAGAGCCAACCGACGAACACACTCATCGAGCCAAGGACCATGGCGACCATCGCCATCATGGGCATCTGTCCTCCTTGAGGCGTTGGCGCGCTCATCATCTGCATCATGATGCCGAAGACGATTCCGCCTAAAAGACCAGCTACTATGCCGCTGCCGATATTGGACCGCATAATTATTCTCCTTTCAAGTATGATGTGGCTATAACGGGAAATCCGGCGAATTAGTTCCCGCAAATGTTTCGACTCCCAAAGCCGTAAATATTCGGGAACTATAACCACCTTCCGACCGTTTTATGATTGCAGCGCCGAGTCGGTCCTGTTTAGAATGGCCGAGTGTCTTGGAGGAGCAAGGAGGATGCCCGGGAAAAGTTTGCTCGCGAGGCGATGACGCACCTCGACCATCTTTACCGTATGGCCGTCCATTTGGCGAAAGAGCCCGACCAGGCCCACGACCTCGTGCAGGAGACCTACGCGCGCGCCCTCGGCTCTTACGAACAGTTTGTGGCCGGCACCCATTTGAAAGCGTGGCTCACAAAAATCCTCCATAATTTGTTTTTCGACCGTTATCGCGAGGCCAAGCGCTGGGTATCGGTCGAAGATAAAGCGGGGAAGGATGAAGAGAGGGACTACTGGCAAAGGATACCGGCGGA
This region includes:
- a CDS encoding sigma-70 family RNA polymerase sigma factor; protein product: MSWRSKEDAREKFAREAMTHLDHLYRMAVHLAKEPDQAHDLVQETYARALGSYEQFVAGTHLKAWLTKILHNLFFDRYREAKRWVSVEDKAGKDEERDYWQRIPAENPGPESNVLRGELSHKISAAIKKLPEEFRTLIILVDMEDFSYAEAAEILSCPLGTVRSRLSRGRELLYRHLKEYVGTKEKV
- a CDS encoding TlpA disulfide reductase family protein; this encodes MNEHAEIERYNYSEFVGSDFLPFRTHLPAGSSAPDFLATLLETGRPVRLSDYWKQGDLLIEFGSLTUPYCALAAPALEPMAREYAGKGIAFVFLYAREAHPGENFPAHRTIEQKLSHAKTFQKQFNVERPILVDDLIGTGHKLYGMLPNMTYLIGRGGKVLFRADWTDPPTIEAALRYVLASRARRREGLHMAPFYAEFVGYRWHDPDKAKEGMNRAGPKAIEDYERVQQRWRKRGTRPGRIEIED
- a CDS encoding 2-oxoacid:acceptor oxidoreductase subunit alpha, whose product is MGKFDLAIGIGGAAGQGIATPGDILARIFVRRGLHLNAYNAYQSIIRGGHIFLTLRTSDQPVLSMGDKLDALVPLNQDSMDRHLKLMRAGSAVLYNSDKIKPGAAADGVQLCSFSVKELAPNIKGDLVQNTIALGALLRLIGVEFKPLEEILTLQFKRKGEAVIAENVGVARAGYDYAAAHFKPFPFSLPDTGKKLAFFEGNQALAMGGAAAGVRFYCAYPMSPSTGVLHWMARHGRELGIMVRQVEDEIGVMNMAIGAAHAGCRAMCATSGGGFALMSEALGSAAMMEIPVVCIDVQRAGPATGVPTKTEQGDLWQVMGAGQGDYPRIIVAPTTITDCFKTVPQLFNLVDKFQCPGIVLSDLLLSEGRSSVDPAELDFNVPIERGEIIGINGDKPPANGSYKRYELTESGVSPRALPGTPGYVHVVATDEHDEDGVLISDEFTNPHKRQAIHEKRMRKMAGILSLLEPPKLLGPSDAQVTLLGWGSTDGVIREAIEKLAAEEGIVANHLQIKWLVPLHSDEIQAIVSQSKKLVIVENNYSGQFARYLRSETGIAADGHIHKYDGEPFMPHHIVDGAKAILTGALKDYVPVHEVMV